The following proteins are encoded in a genomic region of Synechococcus sp. ROS8604:
- a CDS encoding sensor histidine kinase KdpD yields the protein MQLSNRFLTLVQQQLQSFSGDEALDKLVVYIAQSSEGDAPSFTMLDQWPPDGGRLPEIADDPILRIPAPERHWFPLRHDDLLLGVIRAEQQRETEWSDQLDRRLQASASALAYSLGLELERSRLREELHQQRQQLNLVVHQLRNPLAALRTYAQLLLRRLGPEHLQRPLVTGLLQEQAQLDRYITSLDLIGQANLPHRPEAPAPLLLPQVQTKGPGLTIERLLQPLIERAAATAALQNRVWQTPANWPAWTQEIRPDNDAVISEIVANLLENAFRYSPTGCPLGLSLLERGILIWDGGPPIPDQEQELIFRKGERGSSGRDQSGSGLGLALARHLAEERGGSLVLHTTPNQLDPSLPSRGNAFLLSLPPSPAKAPTGR from the coding sequence ATGCAGCTGTCCAACCGGTTCCTCACCCTGGTCCAGCAACAACTGCAGAGTTTTTCTGGCGACGAGGCTTTGGACAAGCTCGTTGTCTACATCGCGCAAAGCAGTGAAGGAGATGCGCCCAGCTTCACGATGCTGGATCAATGGCCTCCCGATGGTGGCCGCCTACCAGAGATTGCCGACGACCCCATCCTGCGCATTCCAGCGCCAGAGCGTCACTGGTTTCCCCTTCGTCATGACGACCTCTTGCTGGGAGTCATCAGGGCAGAGCAGCAGCGCGAGACGGAATGGTCCGACCAACTCGATCGCCGCCTGCAAGCCAGCGCCTCAGCCTTGGCTTACAGCCTTGGCCTGGAACTCGAACGCAGTCGCCTACGGGAGGAGCTCCATCAGCAACGCCAACAGCTGAATCTTGTGGTGCATCAGCTGCGCAACCCACTGGCAGCCTTGCGCACCTATGCCCAGCTTCTGCTCCGTCGCTTGGGGCCCGAGCATCTCCAACGCCCACTGGTAACGGGACTCCTTCAAGAGCAGGCCCAGCTCGACCGCTACATCACATCCCTGGACCTGATCGGTCAAGCAAACCTGCCGCATCGCCCCGAGGCCCCCGCCCCACTGCTACTTCCTCAGGTGCAAACGAAGGGCCCAGGGCTCACGATCGAACGCCTCCTCCAACCCCTGATTGAACGGGCTGCCGCAACCGCAGCCCTCCAGAACCGCGTCTGGCAAACACCAGCCAACTGGCCTGCCTGGACACAAGAAATTCGGCCAGATAACGATGCCGTGATCTCAGAGATCGTGGCCAATCTGCTGGAAAATGCCTTTCGATACAGCCCTACAGGCTGTCCACTCGGACTCAGCCTGCTGGAACGCGGCATCTTGATCTGGGACGGGGGACCTCCCATCCCGGATCAAGAACAAGAGCTGATCTTCCGCAAAGGAGAACGGGGCAGCAGCGGCAGGGATCAATCCGGATCCGGACTAGGCCTCGCACTCGCCCGACATCTCGCCGAAGAACGGGGTGGATCACTGGTTTTACACACCACACCGAACCAGCTCGACCCGAGCCTGCCAAGCCGCGGCAATGCCTTCCTTCTCAGCCTCCCCCCGAGCCCAGCAAAGGCGCCAACAGGGCGATGA
- the tgt gene encoding tRNA guanosine(34) transglycosylase Tgt, which translates to MFQFEIQASCRHTAARCGCFHTPHGPVTTPRFMPVGTLGTVKGVTTSQLAETGAQMVLSNTYHLHLQPGEAIVADAGGLHRFMGWDGPMLTDSGGFQVFSLGDLNRIDDEGVDFRNPRNGSRILLTPERSMQIQMRLGADVAMAFDQCPPYPASENDVAEACRRTHAWLGRCADAHQRDDQALFGIVQGGCFPHLRDLSARTVADFNLPGIAIGGVSVGEPVEEMHQIVRQVTPLLPADRPRYLMGIGTLREMAVAVANGIDLFDCVLPTRLGRHGTALVGGERWNLRNARFRHDHTPLDASCPCTACRHHTRAYLNHLIRSEELLGLTLLSLHNLTHLIRFTTAMGQAIRDGCFSEDFAPWEPSSRAHHTW; encoded by the coding sequence GTGTTCCAGTTCGAGATTCAGGCCTCTTGCCGACACACGGCTGCTCGCTGTGGATGCTTCCACACACCTCACGGTCCCGTCACGACGCCACGATTTATGCCCGTGGGCACGCTGGGCACCGTGAAAGGGGTGACCACCTCTCAATTGGCAGAGACCGGCGCTCAAATGGTGCTGTCCAACACCTATCACCTGCATCTCCAGCCTGGGGAAGCGATCGTTGCCGACGCCGGCGGCCTGCATCGGTTCATGGGCTGGGACGGACCGATGCTGACCGATTCCGGTGGCTTCCAGGTGTTCAGCCTTGGCGATCTCAACCGGATTGACGATGAAGGGGTCGACTTCCGCAACCCTCGCAACGGCAGCCGAATCTTGCTGACCCCCGAGCGGTCGATGCAGATCCAAATGCGCCTTGGCGCCGATGTGGCCATGGCCTTCGATCAATGTCCGCCCTATCCAGCCAGCGAGAACGATGTTGCGGAAGCTTGTCGGCGCACTCACGCCTGGCTGGGCCGCTGTGCAGACGCCCATCAACGCGACGACCAAGCCCTCTTCGGGATTGTGCAGGGGGGTTGTTTTCCCCACCTTCGCGATCTCAGCGCACGCACGGTGGCGGACTTCAACCTGCCCGGCATCGCCATCGGCGGCGTCAGCGTTGGCGAACCGGTGGAGGAGATGCATCAGATCGTGCGTCAGGTCACACCCCTGTTACCCGCGGATCGCCCCCGCTACCTGATGGGCATTGGCACCCTGCGCGAGATGGCCGTCGCCGTTGCCAATGGGATTGACCTGTTTGATTGCGTTCTGCCCACCCGTCTCGGCAGACATGGCACCGCCTTGGTGGGAGGCGAGCGCTGGAACCTGCGCAATGCTCGGTTCCGGCACGACCACACCCCTTTAGACGCAAGCTGCCCATGCACGGCCTGCCGCCATCACACCCGTGCCTACCTGAACCATCTGATCCGTAGTGAGGAACTGCTCGGACTCACACTCTTGAGTCTCCATAACCTCACCCATCTGATCCGATTCACCACCGCCATGGGGCAAGCCATTCGTGATGGTTGCTTTTCAGAGGATTTCGCTCCGTGGGAGCCGAGCTCCAGAGCCCATCACACGTGGTAG
- a CDS encoding adenosylcobinamide-GDP ribazoletransferase produces MASAPFWLRDFVGAWIFYSVLPAWPWPQPRFERIARFAPWIGLVIGGLQAGLWWLLSALGWPQVALVPVVLALGLWLTGGLHFDGLIDTADGLAAGPERCLEAMEDSRVGASGVQLSVLVLLLQFAALVRLGSLAPIALVVTSSLARVSPLWAMARFAYLRVNGTAGFHRRHHQGLGDAVPTLVLLVVMSPLLGQLPLLTVPVCFLSALIGAEWLGRRLGGMTGDGYGAVVMLSETSSLFFIALLAPLLGSGGG; encoded by the coding sequence ATGGCTTCAGCCCCCTTCTGGCTGCGCGATTTCGTGGGTGCCTGGATTTTTTATTCGGTGCTGCCGGCCTGGCCCTGGCCGCAGCCTCGCTTTGAGCGCATCGCCCGCTTTGCGCCCTGGATCGGCTTGGTGATTGGCGGACTGCAGGCGGGATTGTGGTGGCTTTTGTCCGCTTTGGGATGGCCTCAAGTCGCGCTCGTCCCAGTTGTTTTGGCCTTGGGGTTGTGGTTGACCGGTGGGCTCCATTTCGATGGACTGATCGATACGGCTGACGGTCTCGCTGCAGGACCGGAGCGCTGCCTAGAGGCGATGGAGGACAGCCGTGTGGGTGCTAGTGGTGTGCAGTTGTCTGTCCTGGTGCTGTTGCTGCAATTTGCTGCTTTGGTGCGTTTGGGCTCCCTGGCGCCAATCGCCTTAGTGGTCACGAGCTCTTTGGCAAGGGTCTCGCCCCTTTGGGCGATGGCGCGTTTCGCTTATTTGCGCGTGAATGGAACGGCTGGGTTTCACCGTCGTCACCACCAGGGTCTTGGCGATGCTGTCCCAACCCTTGTTTTGTTGGTGGTGATGAGCCCCCTGCTTGGGCAGCTGCCGCTCTTAACGGTTCCTGTTTGTTTCCTTAGTGCACTGATTGGCGCTGAGTGGCTCGGCCGGCGTCTAGGGGGGATGACGGGAGATGGCTATGGAGCTGTTGTGATGCTCAGCGAGACCTCTAGTTTGTTTTTCATCGCCCTGTTGGCGCCTTTGCTGGGCTCGGGGGGAGGCTGA
- a CDS encoding alpha/beta hydrolase translates to MAADLLCQPSGPARARLVLLHGWGADAGDLMPLGQALAEAIATPLELVALQAPELQTQGSGRQWYGLFPADWAAVPAAVEGLKERINKLGSAEIPLEATVLLGFSQGGAMAMAAGCDLPLAGLIACSAYPHPHWQTPVIRPPVLLLHGRHDDVVPHSAALALKNELSPSKQVCDLFSFENGHAIPVEAQAEMKKALKRWLDQTAQNA, encoded by the coding sequence ATGGCCGCCGATCTACTCTGCCAACCCTCAGGACCGGCTCGGGCACGCCTGGTTCTTCTTCATGGCTGGGGCGCCGATGCCGGCGACCTGATGCCCCTGGGACAAGCGCTCGCCGAGGCGATCGCGACACCCCTCGAACTGGTGGCCCTTCAAGCTCCCGAACTGCAAACCCAAGGCTCAGGACGCCAGTGGTACGGCCTCTTCCCAGCCGACTGGGCCGCCGTGCCAGCAGCGGTTGAAGGGTTAAAAGAACGCATCAACAAGCTGGGCTCGGCGGAGATCCCACTGGAAGCAACCGTGCTGTTGGGCTTTTCTCAAGGAGGCGCGATGGCCATGGCCGCGGGCTGTGACTTACCGCTCGCCGGATTAATCGCATGCAGTGCCTATCCCCATCCCCACTGGCAAACTCCTGTGATTCGCCCTCCTGTGCTTCTTCTGCATGGACGGCATGACGATGTTGTGCCGCATTCCGCAGCCTTAGCGCTAAAAAACGAGCTGTCGCCCAGCAAGCAAGTCTGTGATCTGTTTAGTTTTGAGAATGGGCATGCCATCCCCGTTGAGGCTCAGGCTGAGATGAAAAAAGCCCTCAAGCGCTGGCTGGATCAAACAGCTCAGAACGCTTAA
- a CDS encoding DUF3155 domain-containing protein → MSKKRKRISRRRLAGQRVLAHVPTHHLETGEHKPVTAARRYIAEGVLMPPALVNVRRNEHTTDRFFWGEKGLFSAQYAEENHFLFPSLRSIVDHVGEEVIFEGLDLASDDWEEMEEYEYAFV, encoded by the coding sequence ATGTCCAAAAAACGGAAGAGGATTAGTCGTCGTCGCCTCGCTGGCCAGCGTGTGCTCGCACACGTGCCGACTCACCATCTCGAAACTGGTGAACACAAGCCTGTGACAGCGGCTCGTCGCTACATCGCTGAGGGCGTGCTTATGCCCCCGGCCCTAGTCAACGTTCGCCGGAACGAACACACCACAGATCGATTCTTCTGGGGTGAAAAAGGACTTTTCAGTGCTCAGTACGCTGAGGAAAATCATTTCCTGTTCCCTTCCCTCCGTTCCATCGTTGATCACGTTGGTGAAGAGGTCATTTTTGAAGGCCTAGATCTGGCGTCTGACGATTGGGAGGAAATGGAAGAGTACGAATACGCCTTCGTCTGA
- a CDS encoding photosystem II reaction center protein K gives MAAYTLDLLAQLPEAYQAFGPLIDILPIIPLFFLLLAFVWQASVGFR, from the coding sequence ATGGCTGCTTACACCCTCGATTTGCTGGCCCAGCTACCTGAGGCCTATCAAGCCTTTGGTCCGCTGATCGACATCCTGCCGATCATTCCCTTGTTCTTCCTGTTGCTTGCTTTTGTTTGGCAGGCTTCCGTCGGCTTCCGCTGA
- a CDS encoding WecB/TagA/CpsF family glycosyltransferase, with protein sequence MDITSIGPRDQRRFQVLGVPVDACRDVTAAAIGVHADGGGQLVTLNAEMTMAARANPRLGAVIADADLVVPDGAGVVWALRLQGVRVRRSPGIELAWDLLAYAEAHGWSVALVGAAPQVMERLCDRLVVERPELRLVLAQHGYLSEEKWPQLEANLCKLNPDLVLVALGVPRQEVWTQRLKATQTGIWMGVGGSFDVWAGLKERAPRWASHFQVEWLYRLLQEPSRWRRYLALPQFVWAVLVSGSRRKPAKQKQATGRTRE encoded by the coding sequence ATGGACATCACCAGCATCGGTCCGCGTGATCAACGTCGCTTCCAAGTGCTGGGGGTGCCAGTCGATGCTTGTCGCGATGTCACGGCAGCAGCCATCGGTGTGCATGCCGACGGGGGAGGTCAGCTCGTGACCCTGAATGCCGAAATGACGATGGCGGCACGTGCCAACCCACGCTTAGGCGCCGTGATTGCTGACGCCGATCTGGTGGTCCCCGACGGTGCAGGCGTTGTTTGGGCTCTTCGTTTGCAGGGTGTCCGGGTTCGCCGAAGCCCTGGCATTGAACTGGCGTGGGACTTGTTGGCTTATGCCGAGGCCCATGGTTGGTCGGTGGCGCTCGTGGGGGCTGCGCCGCAGGTCATGGAGCGCCTGTGTGATCGCTTGGTGGTGGAGCGGCCTGAATTGCGCCTGGTGCTGGCGCAACATGGCTATCTCAGCGAGGAGAAATGGCCTCAGCTGGAAGCCAACTTGTGCAAGCTGAACCCAGATTTGGTGCTTGTTGCTCTTGGCGTTCCCCGTCAAGAAGTTTGGACTCAGCGCTTGAAAGCCACGCAAACCGGCATCTGGATGGGTGTGGGTGGCAGCTTTGATGTCTGGGCTGGCCTCAAGGAACGGGCACCACGATGGGCCAGCCATTTCCAGGTGGAATGGCTTTACAGGCTTTTGCAGGAACCAAGCCGTTGGAGGCGTTATCTCGCCCTACCCCAGTTTGTTTGGGCTGTTTTGGTCAGCGGAAGCCGACGGAAGCCTGCCAAACAAAAGCAAGCAACAGGAAGAACAAGGGAATGA